The Solidesulfovibrio fructosivorans JJ] DNA segment TTCACGGTGCCGTTGAGCCTTTACAGGAAAATGTTGGCCGCCCTGCCGGAGTCCATGTTCAACGTGGACGGGGAATGGAAGAACATCCGCAAGAAAATCGCCCGCAGCGCCAAAGCCTGGGGGGAAGAGGAATAGGGAGGGCGATTGCCTGATGGCCTGACGCCGTTTTTTGGCCAGGGCCACTGCTGGGAAAAGGGGTTGCCCGGAAGCGGACAACCCCTTCCGTGTTTTCCATGGGGACCGCGTTCAGGCAGGCCTGGGATAGAAATCCAGGCCGCCGCGGAAGAAGCGGGTAGCGGTCTTGAAGCGCTCCCGGTTCCGGTAGCCGCGCGCGGGACCCGGGCATCCCGCGATTCATCCAGGAAGAGCGCAAGAGGAAACGTAAATCCTTGCGGCGTCCTTTTCCTGGAAATACAGCCGCAGTCCGTCCCGCGTGCTGCAAACGACGGGCGTCTTGTGCGAAAAATGCACCACCTGGCCGGCGGCCACCTGGGTCAGGGTCAGCCGGCTTCCCGGCTTGACGTCCAGGGCGGCGAGGCTTTCGCCGGCATGGGCCCCGGCAAGAATGCGGCGGACCGTGAATGCCTCGCCCACGCCGACCGAACAGAACTGGGCCGGTCCGCTCGGGGTTTCCCCGTGGATCTTCGCGGCCAGTCCCTCGTTTATCTGGATGCGCTCCTTGCCGTCGACCACGGCCTTGTAGAGCATGGGCGGCAGCCGGCGCAAAAACGTGATGCGGTCGCCTTCCCCGACGCCGAGTACGGCCAGGTCCTCCTCGAGATCCCGGTGCCCGGTCACGCCCTCCACATGGCCGCTGTCGCCCGGCGCGCATTCCAAAAGGGGGAGCCTGCGGTCGTCGTCGCGGTGCATGACCACCTTGGCCGCCAGCCAGCCGCCGAGCGTTACTTCGCCGCCCGGTCCGACGATCTTGGCCGGGCCGATGGCCACGCTGTCATCCAGGCGGGTCAGGCCCGTCCCTTCGTAGAGCCCCAGGCGGGCCAGGCGCGAGGCGAACCCGCTGCCGGCGATCCGGTCGATGACCAGGGGAACCCCGACGGGAGCCGCGGCAAGGGTCGTCAACATAGTTCCTTCCTCCGGGGCGCGTCCGCGCCCGCAAGCGGTCGTTGCGCCAGCGGCCGCGACGCGGCCATGGCGGCATAACCCAGGATGCCGATGGTCGAGGCGTTGTGCAAAAGCGCCGCCGCGACCGGGGACATCCCGGCCGTGGCCAAAAGCATGATCAGGGAATTGCAGCCGATGGTGGCCCCGAACGTCTGGCGGATGATGGCGTTGGTGCGCACGGCGGCCTGGCGAGCCACGACCAGGGTGTGCAGGTCCTCGTGCAAAAGCAGAATCTGGGCCGCTTCCCGGGCCAGATCGGCCCCCTTGGGCATGCAGATGCCCACATGGGCGGTGACCAGGGCCGGCGCGTCGTTGACGCCGTCGCCGACAAAGGCCAGCGTGCGTCCTTCGCCCTTAAGCCGCGCCACGATGGCGGCTTTGTCCTCGGGTTTGAGTTCGTAGTGGAGCTCGTCGACCTGGGGCAGCGCGCGCGCAAGGGCTTGCGCCGTATCCTTGTGGTCGCCGGTCAGCACCACGATGTGGCCGATGCCGGACGCCTTGAGCGCGGCGAGCACGGC contains these protein-coding regions:
- a CDS encoding FeoA domain-containing protein; amino-acid sequence: MLTTLAAAPVGVPLVIDRIAGSGFASRLARLGLYEGTGLTRLDDSVAIGPAKIVGPGGEVTLGGWLAAKVVMHRDDDRRLPLLECAPGDSGHVEGVTGHRDLEEDLAVLGVGEGDRITFLRRLPPMLYKAVVDGKERIQINEGLAAKIHGETPSGPAQFCSVGVGEAFTVRRILAGAHAGESLAALDVKPGSRLTLTQVAAGQVVHFSHKTPVVCSTRDGLRLYFQEKDAARIYVSSCALPG